From a region of the Danio aesculapii chromosome 4, fDanAes4.1, whole genome shotgun sequence genome:
- the net1 gene encoding neuroepithelial cell-transforming gene 1 protein isoform X1, producing MEETDGSPAPMAEPVNERPKRSKRKSSMVETDGSPERTFKRPSLRRGSSFTFLTPGPQWDFTLKRKRREKDDADAVSLCSFDFKEPCTKRVRPLGRVTSLANLISPVKNGAVRRFGQTLQASFRGDGRSPGVPQQKPCSKAAAPTPPKRRNSTLWSETLDVHQKGTFSTKEIKRQEAIFELSRGEQDLIEDLKLARKAYHDPMLKLSIMSEEELTAIFGDLDAYIPLHEDLLAQLAKATGTDGTVRQIGKIVVDWLPRLNAYRAYCSNQLAAKALLDQKKQDPRVQDFLQRCLESPFSRKLDLWSFLDIPRSRLVKYPLLLKEILRHTPPDHPDKGSLEQAISVIQAVLADINMKKGESECQYYIDKLEYLEDKQKDPHIEQCKSLLCHGELRNKSGTKLHVFLFTEVLVLTRPVTRNDRHCFQVYRQPIPVQDLVLEDLQDGDVRMGGSFRGAFSNADKAKNIFRVRFQDASQGQSHTLQVNDVFHKQQWLNCLRNAMSTQKDLTLSENESLTTPTTDSSSVSTVIQMDEMDENCPRAAASAPSSPSSEEPPSPTPSATSTLSSSSSSSSISAPFAPRKSKKDKRSLCPLGKRKETMV from the exons GCCATCTTTGAGACGAGGAAGCTCTTTCACCTTTCTGACACCTGGACCCCAGTGGGACTTCACACTG AAACGCAAGCGCAGGGAAAAGGATGATGCCGATGCAGTCAGTTTGTGCAGCTTTGACTTCAAG GAACCCTGTACTAAGCGTGTGCGGCCTCTTGGCCGAGTGACCTCGCTGGCGAACCTCATCTCTCCCGTGAAGAATGGGGCCGTCCGACGCTTCGGCCAGACCCTCCAGGCCTCATTCCGGGGTGACGGGCGGTCTCCGGGCGTGCCCCAGCAGAAGCCATGCAGTAAGGCTGCGGCTCCCACACCACCGAAGCGCCGGAACAGCACGCTCTGGTCAGAGACCCTAGACGTCCACCAGAAAGGAACGTTTTCCACCAAAGAGATTAAGAGACAAGAG GCAATTTTTGAGTTGTCTCGAGGAGAACAGGACCTGATTGAAGACCTGAAGTTAGCCCGAAAG GCGTACCATGACCCAATGCTGAAACTTTCTATTATGTCTGAAGAGGAGTTAACAGCCATTTTTGGAGATTTGGATGCTTACATTCCTCTTCATGAAG ATCTTCTTGCTCAACTGGCAAAGGCCACAGGTACGGATGGTACGGTGAGACAGATCGGCAAGATTGTTGTTGACTGG CTGCCAAGGTTAAATGCATACAGAGCATACTGTAGCAACCAACTAGCTGCCAAAGCCCTGCTCGACCAGAAGAAACAGGACCCAAGAGTTCAGGACTTCCTGCAGCGCTGCCTTGAGTCACCTTTCAGCAGGAAACTAGACTTGTGGAGCTTCCTGGATATCCCTCGTTCACGTTTGGTCAAATACCCCCTTCTTCTGAAAGAGATTTTAAGACACACACCACCAGATCACCCAGACAAAGGAAGTCTTGAGCAAGCG ATAAGCGTCATTCAAGCAGTGCTGGCTGACATAAACATGAAGAAAGGGGAGTCAGAATGTCAATACTATATCGATAAGCTAGAGTATTTGGAAGACAAGCAGAAAGACCCACACATCGAGCAGTGCAAGAGCTTGCTTTGCCATGGGGAACTTCGCAACAAAAGTGGCACG AAACTGCACGTATTTCTGTTCACGGAGGTTCTGGTCTTGACACGGCCTGTGACGCGGAATGACCGCCATTGCTTCCAGGTGTACCGTCAGCCAATCCCGGTGCAGGATCTTGTATTGGAAGACCTGCAGGATGGAGACGTCCGCATGGGAGGATCATTCAGAGGAGCCTTTAGTAACGCTGATAAAG CCAAAAACATTTTCCGGGTGCGCTTTCAGGATGCATCTCAGGGACAGTCACACACACTGCAGGTCAACGATGTCTTCCACAAGCAACAGTGGCTCAACTGCCTCCGCAATGCCATGTCCACCCAGAAGGATTTGACACTCTCTGAGAATGAGTCCTTGACCACCCCAACCACCGACTCTTCTTCTGTCTCCACTGTCATCCAAATGGATGAAATGGATGAGAACTGTCCACGGGCCGCAGCCTCCGCCCCTTCCTCCCCCAGCTCTGAGGAGCCCCCCAGTCCTACACCATCTGCCACCTCCACCCTCTCCTCATCCTCATCATCGTCTTCAATATCCGCCCCCTTTGCCCCCCGCAAATCCAAAAAGGACAAGCGTTCGCTCTGCCCATTGGGCAAGAGGAAGGAGACCATGGTGTAG
- the net1 gene encoding neuroepithelial cell-transforming gene 1 protein isoform X2, with the protein MVAYDEPCVVPIKRTLQKIDYQNQAYKELEEPCTKRVRPLGRVTSLANLISPVKNGAVRRFGQTLQASFRGDGRSPGVPQQKPCSKAAAPTPPKRRNSTLWSETLDVHQKGTFSTKEIKRQEAIFELSRGEQDLIEDLKLARKAYHDPMLKLSIMSEEELTAIFGDLDAYIPLHEDLLAQLAKATGTDGTVRQIGKIVVDWLPRLNAYRAYCSNQLAAKALLDQKKQDPRVQDFLQRCLESPFSRKLDLWSFLDIPRSRLVKYPLLLKEILRHTPPDHPDKGSLEQAISVIQAVLADINMKKGESECQYYIDKLEYLEDKQKDPHIEQCKSLLCHGELRNKSGTKLHVFLFTEVLVLTRPVTRNDRHCFQVYRQPIPVQDLVLEDLQDGDVRMGGSFRGAFSNADKAKNIFRVRFQDASQGQSHTLQVNDVFHKQQWLNCLRNAMSTQKDLTLSENESLTTPTTDSSSVSTVIQMDEMDENCPRAAASAPSSPSSEEPPSPTPSATSTLSSSSSSSSISAPFAPRKSKKDKRSLCPLGKRKETMV; encoded by the exons ATGGTGGCTTACGATGAACCTTGTGTGGTACCTATCAAACGGACTTTACAAAAGATAGACTACCAGAACCAGGCGTACAAAGAACTAGAG GAACCCTGTACTAAGCGTGTGCGGCCTCTTGGCCGAGTGACCTCGCTGGCGAACCTCATCTCTCCCGTGAAGAATGGGGCCGTCCGACGCTTCGGCCAGACCCTCCAGGCCTCATTCCGGGGTGACGGGCGGTCTCCGGGCGTGCCCCAGCAGAAGCCATGCAGTAAGGCTGCGGCTCCCACACCACCGAAGCGCCGGAACAGCACGCTCTGGTCAGAGACCCTAGACGTCCACCAGAAAGGAACGTTTTCCACCAAAGAGATTAAGAGACAAGAG GCAATTTTTGAGTTGTCTCGAGGAGAACAGGACCTGATTGAAGACCTGAAGTTAGCCCGAAAG GCGTACCATGACCCAATGCTGAAACTTTCTATTATGTCTGAAGAGGAGTTAACAGCCATTTTTGGAGATTTGGATGCTTACATTCCTCTTCATGAAG ATCTTCTTGCTCAACTGGCAAAGGCCACAGGTACGGATGGTACGGTGAGACAGATCGGCAAGATTGTTGTTGACTGG CTGCCAAGGTTAAATGCATACAGAGCATACTGTAGCAACCAACTAGCTGCCAAAGCCCTGCTCGACCAGAAGAAACAGGACCCAAGAGTTCAGGACTTCCTGCAGCGCTGCCTTGAGTCACCTTTCAGCAGGAAACTAGACTTGTGGAGCTTCCTGGATATCCCTCGTTCACGTTTGGTCAAATACCCCCTTCTTCTGAAAGAGATTTTAAGACACACACCACCAGATCACCCAGACAAAGGAAGTCTTGAGCAAGCG ATAAGCGTCATTCAAGCAGTGCTGGCTGACATAAACATGAAGAAAGGGGAGTCAGAATGTCAATACTATATCGATAAGCTAGAGTATTTGGAAGACAAGCAGAAAGACCCACACATCGAGCAGTGCAAGAGCTTGCTTTGCCATGGGGAACTTCGCAACAAAAGTGGCACG AAACTGCACGTATTTCTGTTCACGGAGGTTCTGGTCTTGACACGGCCTGTGACGCGGAATGACCGCCATTGCTTCCAGGTGTACCGTCAGCCAATCCCGGTGCAGGATCTTGTATTGGAAGACCTGCAGGATGGAGACGTCCGCATGGGAGGATCATTCAGAGGAGCCTTTAGTAACGCTGATAAAG CCAAAAACATTTTCCGGGTGCGCTTTCAGGATGCATCTCAGGGACAGTCACACACACTGCAGGTCAACGATGTCTTCCACAAGCAACAGTGGCTCAACTGCCTCCGCAATGCCATGTCCACCCAGAAGGATTTGACACTCTCTGAGAATGAGTCCTTGACCACCCCAACCACCGACTCTTCTTCTGTCTCCACTGTCATCCAAATGGATGAAATGGATGAGAACTGTCCACGGGCCGCAGCCTCCGCCCCTTCCTCCCCCAGCTCTGAGGAGCCCCCCAGTCCTACACCATCTGCCACCTCCACCCTCTCCTCATCCTCATCATCGTCTTCAATATCCGCCCCCTTTGCCCCCCGCAAATCCAAAAAGGACAAGCGTTCGCTCTGCCCATTGGGCAAGAGGAAGGAGACCATGGTGTAG